From the genome of Pseudomonadota bacterium, one region includes:
- the metK gene encoding methionine adenosyltransferase encodes MTLSNFLFTSESVGEGHPDKVADQLSDAVLDEFLKHDPTARVACETLIKDNVVILAGEITSKHVVNYEKLVRAVVKDIGYDDSKLGFDDQGCSVMTFISQQSPDISMGVNEHEGLHKEQGAGDQGLMFGFACDETQELMPLPISLSHQLMKALSRDRRTERGSFLKPDAKSQVTVQYRDGRPESVHTVVISTQHTEETSLKDLEEYVIERIVKKVIPAKYLTNKTKYLINPTGRFVIGGPVGDCGLTGRKIIVDTYGGYSRHGGGAFSGKDPSKVDRSAAYAARYIAKNVVAAGLAQRCEVQVAYAIGVAKPVSVYVNTFGTGVVSEDAISTAVREIFDLTPRGIIKCLDLLKPIYRSTAAYGHFGRDPGNDGSFSWERTDKVATLKAALSK; translated from the coding sequence ATGACATTAAGTAACTTCCTTTTTACCTCGGAATCAGTTGGGGAGGGCCATCCTGACAAAGTTGCGGATCAGTTAAGCGATGCGGTTCTTGATGAATTTCTAAAGCACGATCCAACGGCCCGCGTAGCCTGTGAGACCCTGATCAAAGACAATGTGGTTATCCTGGCCGGGGAGATTACCTCAAAGCATGTTGTAAATTACGAGAAATTAGTTCGTGCAGTTGTAAAAGATATCGGATACGACGATTCCAAACTCGGATTTGATGACCAGGGCTGCTCTGTAATGACCTTCATTAGCCAACAGTCACCGGACATCAGCATGGGTGTTAATGAGCATGAGGGACTTCATAAAGAGCAGGGGGCTGGGGATCAGGGCCTTATGTTCGGGTTTGCCTGCGACGAGACACAGGAGCTTATGCCCCTTCCGATCTCCCTTTCCCATCAGCTGATGAAGGCGCTATCGCGCGATCGTCGCACCGAGCGGGGTTCATTTTTAAAGCCCGACGCCAAGAGTCAGGTTACCGTTCAGTACAGGGATGGTCGACCTGAATCGGTTCATACCGTGGTTATTTCAACCCAACACACAGAGGAAACCTCGCTGAAGGATCTCGAAGAGTACGTTATCGAGAGGATCGTTAAGAAGGTAATTCCTGCTAAATATCTAACCAATAAGACTAAGTACCTTATTAACCCAACCGGCCGCTTCGTTATCGGCGGCCCCGTTGGAGATTGTGGCCTGACCGGAAGAAAGATCATCGTTGATACGTATGGCGGCTACAGTCGTCACGGTGGAGGAGCTTTCTCCGGCAAAGACCCATCTAAGGTTGATCGCTCGGCTGCATACGCCGCCCGCTATATTGCCAAAAACGTGGTCGCTGCTGGCCTTGCTCAGCGGTGTGAGGTGCAGGTCGCCTACGCTATCGGGGTAGCAAAACCGGTCTCGGTCTATGTTAATACATTTGGCACAGGCGTTGTGTCAGAGGATGCAATCTCAACAGCAGTGCGAGAGATCTTCGATCTTACCCCCCGTGGTATTATCAAATGCCTCGACCTGCTAAAGCCGATCTACCGTTCAACCGCCGCATACGGGCACTTCGGACGCGATCCTGGTAATGATGGAAGCTTCTCATGGGAACGAACAGATAAGGTTGCGACCCTAAAAGCTGCCCTCTCTAAATAA
- the rapZ gene encoding RNase adapter RapZ, producing MSALASFDHISSLIIVTGLSGAGKSSAMDLLADSGYYIVDNLPVPLLNNFLAFSKTAGARFSHTALLLDIDSQESRAQLMPLLLSTTPRAANLKIIFLDAETRAIVRRYSETRRPHPGFDPIKDKTLEDTIQRERARLQPLKEAANLVLDTSSLTIHDLKRELRSFLASLGTAQGRSMLVNFLSFGFKHGSPIDCDLLIDVRFLKNPYFIEVLREQDGRDAGVRDYVFSSPDATEFVNKYAELLAFLLPRYQFEGKAYLNIGVGCTGGKHRSVAIAEALSKKIDSTHYLTSVKHRDLTNDPD from the coding sequence TTGAGCGCCCTTGCATCGTTTGACCATATTAGTTCACTCATTATTGTGACGGGGCTATCGGGAGCTGGAAAGTCATCGGCTATGGATCTACTGGCCGACAGTGGATACTACATCGTAGATAACCTCCCGGTGCCCCTGCTCAATAATTTTCTCGCCTTTTCAAAGACTGCCGGGGCTCGCTTCTCTCATACCGCGCTACTACTCGATATAGACTCCCAGGAGAGCAGGGCTCAACTAATGCCGTTACTGCTCTCAACTACCCCGAGAGCTGCGAACCTAAAAATTATCTTTCTCGACGCCGAGACAAGAGCGATCGTACGCCGCTATAGCGAAACTCGTCGTCCTCACCCCGGTTTTGATCCGATTAAAGACAAGACCCTTGAAGATACGATCCAACGTGAGAGGGCTCGTCTGCAACCGCTCAAGGAGGCCGCCAACCTGGTTCTCGATACCTCCTCTTTGACTATTCATGACCTTAAACGTGAGCTACGGAGTTTTCTAGCCTCGCTTGGCACAGCGCAGGGGCGCAGCATGCTCGTAAATTTTCTTTCGTTTGGCTTTAAGCACGGCTCCCCTATAGATTGCGACCTACTAATTGATGTGCGCTTCCTTAAAAACCCATATTTTATCGAAGTGTTGCGCGAACAAGATGGTCGGGATGCTGGGGTGCGGGACTACGTATTTTCATCACCTGACGCCACAGAATTCGTTAATAAATATGCAGAGCTGCTAGCATTTCTGCTTCCCAGATACCAGTTTGAGGGCAAAGCTTACCTAAATATTGGGGTTGGATGTACCGGTGGAAAGCATCGTTCGGTTGCGATCGCTGAAGCATTGAGTAAGAAAATAGACTCAACCCACTATCTTACAAGCGTTAAACATAGGGATCTTACAAACGATCCTGATTAG
- the raiA gene encoding ribosome-associated translation inhibitor RaiA yields MEDIEDAIYLLIDDLSSMFNREGAPVSILSSEETYSLKTEELMSDSSKVINVSIAFLNVEATEAIKQYATDKVQHCVRKFAHQDTEAHIVLKVEKMRQIAEVSMHLSGADFIAKEESDSLYSSIDKLTDSLSQQLRKHKEKVTKHH; encoded by the coding sequence TTGGAAGATATAGAGGATGCCATCTACCTATTGATAGATGACCTCTCCTCAATGTTTAACAGAGAAGGAGCACCGGTCTCGATATTAAGTTCAGAAGAAACGTATAGCTTAAAAACGGAGGAATTAATGAGCGACTCATCAAAGGTAATCAACGTCAGCATCGCATTTCTTAACGTTGAGGCAACTGAGGCAATCAAGCAATACGCTACCGATAAGGTACAGCACTGCGTACGTAAATTCGCTCATCAGGATACCGAGGCCCACATCGTTCTCAAAGTAGAAAAAATGCGACAGATAGCCGAGGTATCCATGCACCTTTCGGGCGCTGACTTTATAGCCAAAGAGGAAAGTGATAGTCTATACTCGTCCATAGACAAGCTCACGGACTCATTGAGTCAGCAGCTTAGAAAACACAAAGAGAAGGTTACCAAACACCATTGA